The Acidimicrobiales bacterium genome includes a region encoding these proteins:
- a CDS encoding bifunctional glycosyltransferase/class I SAM-dependent methyltransferase: MDPEHQAHPRIGILIVAYNTAATLAGVLDRIPSDIAGLSAVLVSDNHSEDDTYDVGVAYSNRYPELPITVVRQSRNLGYGGNQKVGYRWAIDQGLDIVVMVHGDGQYAPELLPAMVAPLLADDADVVMGSRMLTAGGARAGGMPLYKFVGNRILTRYQNAVSGLDLSEWHSGYRAFSVKALARIPFERNSDLYDFDTEVLLQFAASGARITEIPIPTYYGDEICYVNGLGYARDVALDVTRARLARIGFGTPDPGTIEEHYEWRPVPDSSHFHLTELVTRRTPGRILDLGCGDGQLAELAAQRGHDVTAIDPHPPAVGEHDGVHYLVADLDGGLPKELRDGPPFGVVVAANVLEHVRRPDNLLTELADVTTPDVELIVCIPNFAHWYPRVRVASGRFDYDRRGILDSQHVRFFTRRSLLKMAARSGWRCETVVPVGLPFEVVERGGRPGLAGRLRQSVGRVDRWLCRTWPNLFAFQFVAVFSRWEAGEPLARHTAVQVPDRDSIPGPG, encoded by the coding sequence GTGGACCCCGAGCACCAAGCCCACCCCCGCATCGGCATCCTGATCGTCGCCTACAACACGGCGGCCACGCTCGCCGGGGTGCTCGACCGCATCCCCTCCGACATCGCCGGGTTGTCGGCCGTGCTGGTGAGTGACAACCACTCCGAGGACGACACCTACGACGTGGGTGTGGCCTACTCGAACCGATACCCCGAACTCCCCATCACCGTGGTCCGCCAGTCCCGCAACCTCGGGTACGGCGGCAACCAGAAGGTGGGGTACCGCTGGGCCATCGACCAGGGCCTCGACATCGTGGTCATGGTCCACGGCGACGGCCAGTACGCACCCGAGCTGCTCCCCGCGATGGTGGCTCCGCTCCTCGCCGACGATGCCGACGTGGTCATGGGGTCCCGCATGCTCACCGCCGGCGGGGCCCGGGCCGGCGGCATGCCTCTCTACAAGTTCGTCGGCAATCGCATCCTGACCCGCTACCAGAACGCCGTCAGCGGCCTCGACCTGTCGGAGTGGCACTCCGGGTATCGCGCGTTCTCGGTCAAGGCCCTGGCGCGCATCCCCTTCGAGCGCAACAGCGACCTCTACGACTTCGACACCGAGGTGCTGCTCCAGTTCGCCGCCAGCGGAGCCCGCATCACCGAGATCCCCATCCCCACCTACTACGGCGACGAGATCTGCTACGTGAACGGCTTGGGCTACGCGCGCGACGTGGCCCTCGACGTCACCCGTGCGCGGCTGGCCCGCATCGGCTTCGGGACCCCCGACCCGGGCACCATCGAGGAGCACTACGAGTGGCGGCCGGTCCCGGACTCCAGCCACTTCCACCTCACCGAGCTGGTCACCCGACGCACCCCCGGCCGCATCCTCGATCTCGGCTGCGGCGACGGCCAGCTGGCCGAGCTGGCCGCGCAACGGGGTCACGACGTCACGGCCATCGACCCCCATCCGCCGGCGGTGGGCGAGCACGACGGTGTCCACTACCTCGTCGCCGACCTCGACGGCGGCCTGCCCAAGGAGCTGCGCGACGGGCCGCCCTTCGGCGTCGTGGTCGCCGCCAACGTGCTCGAACACGTCCGCCGTCCCGACAACCTCCTCACCGAGCTGGCCGACGTCACCACTCCCGATGTCGAGCTCATCGTGTGCATTCCGAACTTCGCCCACTGGTACCCGCGGGTGCGGGTGGCCAGCGGCCGCTTCGACTACGACCGGCGGGGCATCCTCGACAGCCAGCACGTGCGCTTCTTCACCCGGCGCAGCCTGCTGAAGATGGCCGCCCGCTCGGGTTGGCGTTGCGAGACGGTCGTGCCGGTCGGGCTGCCCTTCGAGGTCGTCGAGCGTGGTGGTCGACCCGGTCTGGCCGGACGCCTTCGGCAGTCGGTGGGTCGTGTCGACCGCTGGCTGTGCAGGACGTGGCCGAACCTCTTCGCCTTCCAGTTCGTCGCGGTGTTCAGCCGGTGGGAGGCAGGCGAGCCGCTAGCGCGTCACACAGCGGTGCAGGTCCCGGACCGGGACTCCATCCCGGGCCCGGGCTGA
- a CDS encoding adenylosuccinate synthase: protein MPATVVVGTQWGDEGKGKFTDLVAKEMALVVRYQGGHNAGHTIVVDGESFALQLVPSGILYDHIVPVIGNGVVVDPRVLIAELDVLAAKGVDTSRLRISGNAHLILPYHQELDKLTERHLGRNKVGTTKRGIGPAYADKATRVGLRVQDLLDPKIFREKLDAVLKEKNAVLAKVFNQLPLSADDIADVYLGQCAPRLAPMIADTVNLVHESLDAGQEVLLEGAQATFLDLDHGTYPFVTSSNPVAGGACTGAGVGPRHIDRVIGIAKAYVTRVGAGPFPTELHDEVGELLVDRGHEYGTNTGRRRRTGWFDAVMLRHAVRLNSLSDLAVTKLDVLDTLDTVKVCVAYEVDGERVEHLPYHQSVLHKATPVYAELPGWTTDLSSVTRRDQLPGEALDYMIFLQEQVGVPISLVGVGPGREQFLHFDG from the coding sequence GTGCCAGCCACCGTGGTCGTGGGCACCCAGTGGGGTGACGAGGGGAAGGGCAAGTTCACCGACCTCGTCGCCAAGGAGATGGCGCTGGTCGTGCGCTACCAGGGCGGTCACAACGCCGGCCACACGATCGTGGTCGACGGCGAGAGCTTCGCGCTCCAGCTCGTGCCCAGCGGCATCCTCTACGACCACATCGTCCCGGTCATCGGCAACGGGGTGGTGGTCGACCCCCGGGTGCTGATCGCCGAGCTCGACGTGCTGGCCGCCAAGGGGGTCGACACGAGCCGCCTGCGGATCAGCGGCAACGCCCATCTGATCCTCCCGTACCACCAGGAGCTCGACAAGCTCACCGAGCGCCACCTGGGCCGCAACAAGGTCGGGACCACGAAGAGGGGCATCGGCCCCGCCTACGCCGACAAGGCCACCCGTGTCGGCCTGCGCGTACAGGACCTGCTCGACCCGAAGATCTTCCGGGAGAAGCTCGACGCGGTCCTCAAGGAGAAGAACGCCGTCCTGGCCAAGGTGTTCAACCAGCTCCCCCTCTCGGCCGACGACATCGCCGACGTGTACCTCGGGCAGTGCGCCCCGCGGCTGGCGCCGATGATCGCCGACACGGTCAACCTGGTGCACGAGTCGCTCGACGCCGGCCAGGAGGTGCTCCTCGAGGGCGCCCAGGCCACGTTCCTCGACCTCGACCACGGCACCTATCCGTTCGTGACGTCCTCCAACCCGGTGGCGGGAGGGGCCTGCACCGGGGCGGGCGTGGGGCCGCGTCACATCGACCGCGTGATCGGCATCGCCAAGGCCTACGTCACACGGGTGGGAGCGGGACCCTTCCCCACCGAACTGCACGACGAGGTCGGCGAGCTCCTCGTCGACCGGGGCCACGAGTACGGCACCAACACCGGGCGCCGCCGTCGCACCGGCTGGTTCGACGCGGTGATGCTGCGCCACGCGGTGCGCCTCAACTCGCTCTCCGACCTCGCCGTCACGAAGCTCGACGTGCTCGACACGCTCGACACGGTGAAGGTCTGCGTGGCCTACGAGGTCGACGGCGAGCGTGTCGAACACCTCCCCTACCACCAGTCGGTGCTGCACAAGGCGACGCCGGTCTACGCGGAGCTCCCCGGGTGGACGACCGACCTCAGCTCGGTCACGCGCCGCGACCAGCTCCCCGGCGAGGCCCTCGACTACATGATCTTCCTGCAGGAGCAGGTCGGGGTCCCGATCTCGCTCGTCGGTGTCGGTCCCGGCCGCGAGCAGTTCCTCCACTTCGACGGCTGA
- the purD gene encoding phosphoribosylamine--glycine ligase, with amino-acid sequence MRICVVGAGGREHALAEVLGRHHDVVVTPGNPGIPGSVPTAPEDLDADLYVIGPEAPLVDGLADRLRAAGRLVFGPGADGARLEGSKAWMKEVLVDAGVATAAHGAFVDEAAAFAFLDTMRPPYVVKTDGLAAGKGVLVTDSLADARAAVTDYLSGSAFGDAGRTVVIEEGLTGPELSVLAVCDGTRAVALAPAQDYKRLADGDQGPNTGGMGAYSPVPAADTELVDRVMREAVEPTLAALRGRGIDYRGVLYAGLMLTPDGPKVLEYNVRFGDPETQVVLPRLTSDLGELLASAARGHLGPAPTFDDGAAVTVVCASEGYPRQVRDGDRIDGLADAAAVEGVSIFCAGVAAGSDGGLVTAGGRVLAVTGRGPTTAEARRRAYTAAACISWPGRQMRTDIAAG; translated from the coding sequence GTGAGGATCTGCGTCGTCGGCGCCGGTGGGCGTGAGCACGCGTTGGCCGAGGTGCTCGGGCGCCATCACGACGTCGTCGTGACCCCCGGGAACCCGGGCATCCCCGGATCGGTGCCCACCGCGCCGGAGGATCTCGACGCCGACCTCTACGTGATCGGGCCCGAGGCCCCGCTCGTCGACGGGCTGGCCGACCGCCTGCGGGCCGCCGGGCGGCTCGTCTTCGGGCCCGGAGCCGACGGCGCCCGCCTCGAGGGCTCGAAGGCGTGGATGAAGGAGGTGCTCGTCGACGCAGGGGTGGCCACCGCGGCGCACGGCGCTTTCGTCGACGAGGCCGCGGCCTTCGCTTTCCTCGACACGATGCGCCCGCCGTACGTCGTCAAGACCGATGGCCTCGCCGCCGGGAAGGGCGTGCTCGTCACCGACTCCCTCGCCGATGCCCGGGCCGCCGTCACCGACTACCTGTCGGGGTCGGCCTTCGGCGACGCCGGGCGCACCGTGGTCATCGAGGAGGGCCTCACCGGTCCCGAGCTGTCCGTCCTGGCGGTGTGCGACGGTACCCGGGCGGTGGCGCTGGCCCCCGCCCAGGACTACAAGCGCCTCGCCGACGGCGATCAGGGCCCCAACACGGGTGGCATGGGGGCGTACTCGCCGGTGCCGGCGGCCGACACCGAGCTCGTCGACCGGGTGATGCGCGAGGCGGTCGAGCCCACCCTCGCCGCGCTCCGGGGCCGGGGGATCGACTACCGCGGTGTGCTCTACGCAGGACTCATGCTCACCCCCGACGGGCCCAAGGTGCTCGAGTACAACGTGCGCTTCGGCGACCCCGAGACCCAGGTGGTGCTCCCCCGACTCACCAGCGACCTGGGTGAGCTGCTGGCGTCGGCGGCGCGCGGCCACCTCGGGCCCGCCCCGACCTTCGACGACGGTGCCGCCGTCACCGTCGTCTGCGCCAGCGAGGGGTACCCCCGCCAGGTGCGCGACGGCGACCGGATCGACGGGCTCGCCGACGCCGCCGCCGTCGAGGGGGTCAGCATCTTCTGCGCCGGTGTGGCCGCCGGGTCCGACGGGGGTCTCGTCACCGCGGGCGGCCGCGTGCTCGCGGTCACCGGGCGGGGACCCACGACGGCGGAGGCCCGGCGGCGGGCCTACACGGCGGCCGCCTGCATCTCCTGGCCGGGGCGCCAGATGCGCACCGACATCGCCGCCGGCTGA
- a CDS encoding glycosyltransferase family 39 protein, translated as MSEPGDTTVRDDTEGAPGPAATTPSPGPPTRGFVIAVGLAAVLAAVVRLVYIWFDRRDFVFGGDAYYYHQGANLLADGEGFIHPFGWLEGKSVESADHPPLYIVYLAGWSLMGVRTTTGHMVASALIGVASVVVAALVGRRVGGERVGVVAAVLLALAPNVWRYDGMLMSETMVILVVLVTVFLAYRFWDRRTPGRLVVLGVAVGVATLARSELLLLGPLLVLPLALLTKERSWGWRIGWLAASAGAVVAVLTPWLVLNQTRFDEPVYLSQNLGGTITVSYCDTVFEGPLLGYWDFNCGPRVLAPLGLLELGSPGVDAAMREAGLEFASENLDRLPVVVAARLGRIVGVFRPQQQRDLDVFMESTTRTVATAGMITLPFSIVGAVAGAVVLRRRRVPVIPLLAPIACVVVTVALFYAATRFRATAEGPIYVLSAVALVALWDQGRRWLRRSPAAHDGG; from the coding sequence GTGAGCGAGCCCGGGGACACGACGGTCCGAGACGACACCGAGGGGGCGCCCGGTCCCGCGGCGACGACGCCCTCGCCGGGTCCTCCCACCCGAGGTTTCGTGATCGCCGTGGGCCTGGCGGCGGTACTCGCCGCCGTGGTCCGCCTCGTCTACATCTGGTTCGACCGGCGGGACTTCGTCTTCGGAGGCGACGCGTACTACTACCACCAGGGCGCGAACCTGCTGGCCGACGGCGAGGGCTTCATCCACCCCTTCGGCTGGCTCGAGGGCAAGTCGGTCGAGTCCGCCGACCACCCGCCGCTCTACATCGTCTACCTGGCCGGCTGGTCGCTGATGGGGGTGCGCACCACCACCGGGCACATGGTCGCCAGCGCCCTGATCGGGGTGGCGTCGGTGGTGGTGGCGGCGCTGGTGGGGCGCCGCGTCGGCGGCGAGCGGGTGGGCGTCGTGGCCGCCGTGCTGCTCGCGCTGGCGCCGAACGTGTGGCGCTACGACGGCATGTTGATGTCGGAGACCATGGTGATCCTCGTCGTGCTCGTCACCGTGTTCCTGGCCTATCGATTCTGGGACCGCCGGACGCCGGGCCGACTCGTCGTCCTGGGTGTGGCGGTCGGCGTCGCGACCCTGGCCCGCTCGGAGCTGCTGCTCCTGGGGCCGCTGCTGGTCCTGCCGCTCGCGTTGTTGACGAAGGAGCGCTCGTGGGGGTGGCGCATCGGCTGGCTGGCGGCATCTGCGGGAGCGGTGGTGGCTGTCCTGACGCCCTGGCTGGTGCTGAACCAGACCCGCTTCGACGAGCCCGTGTACCTGTCCCAGAACCTCGGTGGGACGATCACGGTGTCCTACTGCGACACCGTCTTCGAGGGGCCGTTGCTCGGCTACTGGGACTTCAACTGCGGGCCCCGGGTCCTCGCCCCGCTCGGGCTCCTCGAGCTCGGTTCACCGGGTGTCGACGCGGCCATGCGCGAGGCCGGCCTGGAGTTCGCCTCCGAGAACCTCGACCGGCTCCCGGTCGTCGTGGCGGCCCGCCTCGGTCGGATCGTGGGGGTCTTCCGCCCGCAGCAGCAGCGCGACCTCGACGTGTTCATGGAGAGCACCACCCGTACGGTGGCCACCGCGGGGATGATCACGCTGCCGTTCTCGATCGTGGGTGCCGTCGCCGGCGCGGTGGTGCTGCGGCGCCGCCGGGTACCGGTGATCCCCCTCCTCGCGCCCATCGCCTGCGTGGTCGTCACGGTGGCGCTGTTCTATGCGGCCACCCGCTTCCGGGCCACCGCCGAGGGGCCGATCTACGTCCTGTCCGCCGTCGCGCTCGTCGCGCTGTGGGACCAGGGGCGCCGCTGGTTGCGGAGATCGCCGGCCGCCCACGACGGGGGTTGA
- a CDS encoding glycosyltransferase family 39 protein: MTAEMPAAVVQQGGRRSETGEDRPTRGFVIAVAVVVAAAAAVRLAAILGDRAGVEIGGDPFYYHGAGRLLADGEGFVNPFAAMGGESIESADHPPLYIVYLAGWSLLGVRSTTGHLLVSAVLGLVSVVLAAVVGRRVGGERVGVVAAGIVAISPNVWRYDTMLLSETVVIVVVLATVWLSYRFWDRPGPLGLVLLGAAVGLAGLARSELLLLGPFLVLPLALLVPGRSWGWRVGWLAAAGGAAVAVLTPWLVLNQVRFDEPVYLSQNLGGTLAVSYCEPVFDGPLVGYWDFACGVRALDDAGITGLGQPGYEAAMREAGLEFASENLGRLPTVVSARVGRILGLYRPDQQRDLDVDVEGMTPWVATAGAIAFPLTAVAAVAGTVVLRRRRVLLLPLLAPLACVLVTVAVFYAATRFRATAEGPLAVLAAVGVVAGWDVLRRRHPPGGRRPASEGSPPVPVQSPGPPVRR, translated from the coding sequence TTGACCGCCGAGATGCCCGCCGCGGTGGTGCAGCAGGGCGGACGACGCAGCGAGACGGGCGAGGACCGGCCGACGAGGGGTTTCGTCATCGCCGTGGCAGTGGTCGTGGCGGCGGCGGCGGCGGTGCGGCTGGCCGCCATCCTGGGTGACCGGGCCGGCGTGGAGATCGGCGGCGACCCGTTCTACTACCACGGCGCCGGGCGCCTCCTCGCCGACGGCGAGGGCTTCGTGAACCCCTTCGCAGCCATGGGCGGTGAGTCCATCGAGTCCGCCGACCACCCGCCGCTGTACATCGTCTACCTGGCCGGATGGTCGTTGCTCGGCGTCCGCTCGACCACCGGGCACCTGCTGGTGAGCGCCGTCCTTGGTCTGGTCTCGGTGGTGCTGGCTGCCGTGGTGGGTCGGCGGGTCGGCGGTGAGCGGGTGGGGGTCGTGGCCGCCGGCATCGTGGCGATCAGCCCGAACGTGTGGCGCTACGACACCATGTTGCTCTCCGAGACCGTCGTCATCGTCGTCGTCCTGGCGACGGTGTGGCTCTCGTACCGCTTCTGGGACCGTCCCGGTCCGCTCGGACTGGTCCTGTTGGGTGCGGCGGTCGGCCTCGCCGGCTTGGCCCGGTCCGAGCTCTTGTTGCTCGGGCCGTTCCTCGTCCTCCCGCTGGCGCTGCTCGTGCCGGGACGCTCATGGGGGTGGCGGGTCGGTTGGCTCGCGGCCGCCGGTGGGGCGGCGGTTGCGGTGCTGACCCCGTGGCTCGTGCTGAACCAGGTCCGCTTCGACGAGCCCGTGTACCTGTCCCAGAACCTCGGCGGCACCCTGGCCGTGTCCTACTGCGAGCCGGTGTTCGACGGTCCGCTCGTCGGCTACTGGGACTTCGCGTGCGGAGTCCGGGCGCTCGACGACGCCGGCATCACCGGCCTCGGCCAGCCGGGGTACGAAGCGGCGATGCGCGAGGCGGGCCTCGAGTTCGCGTCGGAGAACCTCGGCCGTCTCCCGACGGTGGTGTCGGCGCGGGTCGGCCGGATCCTCGGGCTGTACCGGCCCGACCAGCAGCGGGACCTCGACGTCGACGTGGAGGGCATGACGCCCTGGGTCGCGACCGCCGGCGCGATCGCGTTCCCCCTCACCGCCGTCGCGGCGGTGGCCGGCACCGTGGTGCTCCGCCGGCGCCGTGTCCTCCTCCTCCCTCTCCTCGCCCCGCTGGCCTGTGTGCTGGTCACCGTCGCCGTCTTCTACGCGGCGACGCGCTTCCGGGCCACTGCCGAGGGACCGCTGGCGGTCCTGGCCGCGGTCGGCGTCGTCGCCGGCTGGGACGTGCTGCGGCGTCGCCACCCGCCGGGCGGCCGCAGACCGGCGAGCGAGGGGTCGCCCCCGGTGCCGGTACAGTCGCCCGGTCCGCCGGTGAGGAGGTGA
- a CDS encoding glycosyltransferase family 2 protein: protein MASGEGSQATDQACLSVVMPCYNELATVRECVAAVLASPYTAELVIVDDGSTDGTRDVLAELETGDPRIRVLLQARNQGKGAALRRGFAEASAPFVIVQDADLEYDPSEYPVLMAPLLDGRADVVFGSRFVGGDAHRVLYFWHTVGNRFLTVLSNAFTDLNLTDMETCYKAFRREVLESFELQEDRFGIEPELTAKVAAGRWRLYEVGISYSGRTYDEGKKIGWRDGIRAVVCIVRYSPVGRRVRRS from the coding sequence ATGGCGTCGGGAGAAGGGTCGCAGGCGACCGATCAGGCCTGCCTGAGCGTGGTCATGCCCTGCTACAACGAGCTGGCCACGGTGCGCGAGTGCGTGGCTGCGGTCCTGGCGAGTCCGTACACGGCGGAGCTGGTCATCGTCGACGACGGCTCGACGGACGGCACGCGCGACGTGCTGGCGGAGCTCGAGACCGGCGACCCCCGGATCCGGGTGCTGCTCCAGGCCCGCAACCAGGGCAAGGGGGCGGCGCTGCGTCGGGGCTTCGCCGAGGCCTCTGCACCGTTCGTGATCGTCCAGGACGCCGACCTCGAGTACGACCCCTCCGAGTACCCGGTGCTCATGGCCCCGTTGCTCGACGGGCGGGCCGACGTCGTGTTCGGGTCGCGGTTCGTCGGTGGTGACGCCCACCGCGTCCTCTACTTCTGGCACACCGTCGGCAACCGGTTCCTCACGGTGCTCTCGAACGCGTTCACCGACCTGAACCTCACGGACATGGAGACCTGCTACAAGGCGTTCCGGCGCGAGGTCCTGGAGTCCTTCGAGCTCCAGGAGGACCGCTTCGGCATCGAGCCCGAGCTCACCGCGAAGGTGGCCGCCGGGCGGTGGCGGCTCTACGAGGTGGGCATCTCCTACTCGGGTCGCACCTACGACGAGGGCAAGAAGATCGGCTGGCGCGACGGCATCCGTGCCGTGGTGTGCATCGTGCGGTACTCGCCCGTCGGACGCCGCGTCCGGCGGTCCTGA
- a CDS encoding NAD(P)-dependent oxidoreductase, with the protein MVTPPRRAVVTAATGFVSGRLVRRLVDEGWEVVAFVRDPGAEAPCPTVAWPRTGSEAVERFAEIRPEVCFHLATRFQPSHRPEDVVALVEGNVTLAALVGEGAAAVAGCHVVYTGSYWQHHDGAAYAPTSLYAATKQAGADVLRYHADCAGVPVTALTLFSSYGPGEPASRITSLLVTSALEQRPVELSPGEQLLDLVYVDDVVDALLVAAADAPGPGWSEASVRSNDPVTLRALAEEVAEVVGRRAPVDFGALPYRPKEMFTPWATAPDLAGWRPATDRGDGLARLAAALGGR; encoded by the coding sequence GTGGTGACGCCCCCCCGCCGGGCGGTGGTCACCGCGGCGACCGGCTTCGTGTCGGGTCGTCTCGTCCGCCGACTCGTCGACGAGGGATGGGAGGTCGTGGCGTTCGTCCGCGACCCTGGTGCGGAGGCACCCTGCCCGACCGTCGCGTGGCCGCGCACCGGCTCCGAAGCGGTGGAGCGGTTCGCGGAGATCCGACCGGAGGTGTGCTTCCACCTCGCCACCCGGTTCCAGCCCTCCCACCGCCCCGAGGACGTCGTCGCGCTCGTGGAGGGCAACGTGACGCTCGCCGCGCTGGTCGGAGAGGGCGCCGCCGCGGTGGCGGGGTGTCACGTCGTCTACACCGGTTCGTACTGGCAGCACCACGACGGAGCGGCCTACGCACCGACCAGCCTGTACGCCGCCACCAAGCAGGCCGGTGCCGACGTCCTGCGCTACCACGCCGACTGCGCCGGGGTCCCCGTCACCGCCCTGACGCTGTTCAGCAGCTACGGGCCCGGCGAGCCCGCGTCGCGGATCACCTCCCTGCTCGTCACGAGCGCCCTCGAACAGCGCCCGGTGGAGCTCTCCCCCGGCGAGCAGCTGCTCGACCTGGTCTACGTGGACGACGTCGTCGACGCCCTCCTCGTGGCCGCGGCCGACGCGCCCGGCCCGGGGTGGTCGGAGGCCTCGGTCCGGTCGAACGACCCGGTCACCCTGCGGGCACTCGCCGAGGAGGTGGCCGAGGTCGTCGGGCGCCGGGCCCCGGTCGACTTCGGGGCCCTCCCGTACCGGCCGAAGGAGATGTTCACGCCGTGGGCGACGGCGCCAGACCTCGCCGGATGGCGACCCGCGACGGACCGAGGAGACGGCCTGGCCCGCCTCGCCGCAGCCCTCGGCGGGCGCTGA
- a CDS encoding dTDP-4-dehydrorhamnose 3,5-epimerase family protein — protein MNQGVVDPAEVPGLTVDRAFRADDDRGRFVKIHSAGSGAAGGVAWDEVYYSTSSKGVVRGMHLQLPPHDHHKAVHCLKGRAADVVVDLRAGSPTHGRHAVIELDEAEPTVVVVPPGCAHGFQALTDDTVMLYLVSSIHAPEADGGVRYDSFGCRWPLPPTSVSDRDRSLPGLAAFAVDDPRPWRS, from the coding sequence ATGAACCAGGGTGTGGTCGACCCCGCCGAGGTGCCCGGCCTCACCGTCGACCGCGCCTTCCGCGCCGACGACGACCGGGGGAGGTTCGTCAAGATCCACTCGGCGGGCAGCGGTGCCGCCGGCGGGGTGGCGTGGGACGAGGTCTACTACTCGACCTCGTCGAAGGGGGTCGTCCGAGGCATGCACCTCCAGCTCCCTCCGCACGACCACCACAAGGCCGTCCACTGCCTGAAGGGACGGGCCGCCGACGTGGTGGTCGACCTGCGGGCCGGTTCACCGACCCACGGTCGCCATGCCGTGATCGAGCTCGACGAGGCCGAGCCGACCGTGGTGGTGGTCCCCCCGGGCTGTGCGCACGGGTTCCAGGCCCTCACCGACGACACGGTCATGCTGTACCTGGTGTCCTCGATCCACGCCCCGGAGGCGGACGGCGGCGTGCGGTACGACTCCTTCGGCTGCCGCTGGCCGCTGCCGCCGACGTCGGTCTCCGACCGCGACCGGTCGCTGCCGGGGCTCGCCGCGTTCGCCGTGGACGATCCCCGCCCCTGGCGGTCGTGA
- the rfbH gene encoding lipopolysaccharide biosynthesis protein RfbH, with amino-acid sequence MAPADDLRDRIAALVREYHAEAFPRQAFTPGTTPIPVSGKVFDAADMVSLTESALDFWLTTGRFAAAFEERFAEWVGLRHAMLCNSGSSANLLALSALTSPSLGDRRLQPGDEVLTAAVGFPTTVNPILQNGLVPVFVDIDLATYDTPADQLRAAVGPRTRAIMMAHTLGNPFDLGGVGALADEHDLWLIEDNCDALGSRYDGRLTGTFGDLATVSFYPAHHITMGEGGCVLTDRGPLKKLVESFRDWGRDCWCEPGLDNTCGRRFDWQLGDLPHGYDHKYVYSHIGYNLKLTDMQAAVGLSQLDKLDGFVAARTRNWNDLRERLAHLEDLLVLPEATPRSEPSWFGFAVTLRPEAPVTRADVLARLEAARIGTRLLFGSNLLRQPAYADIPHRVAGTLANADVVSERSFWLGVWPGLTEDMLDFVAATLEAALVGPESGVALPRPAR; translated from the coding sequence ATGGCGCCCGCCGACGATCTCCGGGACCGCATCGCCGCCCTCGTGCGGGAGTACCACGCCGAGGCGTTCCCGCGGCAGGCGTTCACGCCGGGCACCACGCCGATCCCCGTGTCGGGCAAGGTGTTCGACGCCGCCGACATGGTCTCGCTGACCGAGTCGGCCCTCGACTTCTGGCTCACCACCGGCCGGTTCGCCGCCGCCTTCGAGGAGCGCTTCGCCGAGTGGGTGGGGCTGCGCCACGCCATGCTCTGCAACTCCGGGTCGAGCGCCAACCTCCTCGCCCTCAGCGCGCTCACGTCGCCCAGCCTGGGCGACCGCCGACTGCAACCGGGCGACGAGGTGCTGACCGCCGCCGTGGGGTTCCCGACGACCGTGAACCCGATCCTGCAGAACGGTCTGGTGCCGGTGTTCGTCGACATCGACCTGGCGACGTACGACACCCCGGCCGACCAACTCCGCGCCGCCGTCGGTCCCCGCACGAGGGCGATCATGATGGCCCACACGCTGGGGAACCCCTTCGACCTCGGTGGCGTCGGCGCCCTCGCCGACGAGCACGACCTGTGGTTGATCGAGGACAACTGCGACGCGCTCGGGTCGCGCTACGACGGACGCCTCACCGGCACCTTCGGCGACCTCGCCACCGTCAGCTTCTACCCCGCCCACCACATCACCATGGGCGAGGGCGGCTGCGTCCTCACCGACCGGGGCCCGCTCAAGAAGCTGGTCGAGTCGTTCCGGGACTGGGGGCGGGACTGCTGGTGCGAGCCGGGTCTCGACAACACCTGCGGACGCCGGTTCGACTGGCAGCTCGGCGACCTGCCCCACGGCTACGACCACAAGTACGTGTACTCCCACATCGGGTACAACCTGAAGCTCACCGACATGCAGGCCGCGGTCGGCCTCTCCCAGCTCGACAAGCTCGACGGCTTCGTGGCCGCCCGGACCCGCAACTGGAACGACCTGCGCGAGCGGCTCGCCCACCTCGAGGACCTCCTGGTCCTGCCCGAAGCCACGCCCCGCTCGGAGCCGAGCTGGTTCGGCTTCGCAGTGACGCTCCGCCCCGAGGCCCCCGTCACCCGAGCCGACGTCCTCGCCCGGCTCGAGGCCGCTCGGATCGGCACCCGCCTGCTGTTCGGCAGCAACCTCCTGCGCCAGCCGGCGTACGCCGACATCCCCCACCGGGTGGCCGGGACCCTCGCCAACGCCGACGTCGTGAGCGAGCGCAGCTTCTGGCTCGGGGTGTGGCCGGGGCTCACCGAGGACATGCTCGACTTCGTCGCCGCCACCCTCGAAGCGGCGCTCGTCGGCCCGGAGTCGGGCGTCGCGCTGCCACGCCCGGCGCGATGA